One segment of Natronosalvus halobius DNA contains the following:
- a CDS encoding amino acid ABC transporter ATP-binding protein, producing the protein MSLLRVDHVDKSYGDEEVLHDVSFEMESQDVEVIVGPSGSGKSTMLRCVNRLTEIDDGAIYLDDVEIHDIDENDLRRRVGMVFQDFSLFAHRTARGNITLGLEEVLGLSREEADARAVDYLERVGLETQADSYPAELSGGQQQRVGIARALAMDPELILFDEPTSALDPELIGEVLAVMKDLADEGMTMLCVTHEMGFARSAATTLTFLDEGRIVERGPPEALFDDPKHDRTAAFLGDLTVHR; encoded by the coding sequence ATGAGTCTGTTACGCGTCGACCACGTCGACAAATCCTACGGCGACGAGGAGGTACTGCACGACGTCAGCTTCGAGATGGAATCCCAGGACGTCGAAGTGATCGTTGGCCCCAGCGGGTCGGGGAAGTCGACCATGCTCCGGTGTGTCAACCGACTCACTGAGATCGACGACGGCGCCATCTACCTCGATGACGTCGAGATCCACGATATCGACGAAAACGACCTTCGGCGGCGCGTCGGCATGGTCTTCCAGGACTTCAGCCTCTTCGCCCATCGGACGGCGCGAGGCAACATCACCCTCGGTCTCGAGGAGGTCCTCGGCCTCTCGAGGGAGGAAGCCGATGCCAGAGCCGTGGACTACCTCGAGCGCGTTGGACTCGAGACCCAGGCCGACTCCTATCCCGCCGAGCTTTCGGGTGGCCAGCAACAGCGCGTCGGCATCGCTCGCGCGCTCGCGATGGACCCTGAACTCATCCTCTTCGACGAACCAACCAGCGCGCTCGACCCCGAACTCATCGGCGAGGTGCTCGCGGTCATGAAAGACCTCGCCGACGAGGGGATGACCATGCTCTGTGTCACCCACGAGATGGGCTTCGCCCGCTCGGCCGCCACGACGCTGACGTTCCTGGACGAGGGCCGGATCGTCGAACGTGGCCCACCCGAGGCGCTGTTCGACGATCCGAAACACGACCGCACCGCCGCCTTCCTCGGCGACCTC
- a CDS encoding amino acid ABC transporter permease yields MDAAVLQASDWQFVASNWEFLLKGTIVTILLTIASLSLGFLSGFPAGAVEVYGSGWLREAVSTVGVVLRGTPIVVLIVLFYYGLPLPRLGSVPVLDIRLDRFIAATVALGLRSGAYQAQVFRGAIQSIDEGQMEAARSVGMTKLGAIRHVIFPQAIRRSIPGFQNEFTIVLKDTSIAFAIGLAELLYQADQLYLRPGRDTAVMEVIITISAIYFVLTFVTNRSLDRLHDHYAIPGGND; encoded by the coding sequence ATGGACGCCGCCGTCTTGCAGGCGAGCGACTGGCAGTTCGTCGCCTCGAACTGGGAGTTCTTACTGAAGGGGACGATCGTCACCATCTTACTCACGATCGCGAGCCTCTCGCTCGGATTCCTGTCGGGATTCCCGGCGGGCGCCGTCGAGGTGTACGGTTCGGGCTGGCTCCGGGAGGCGGTGAGCACCGTCGGCGTCGTCCTCCGCGGGACGCCTATCGTCGTGTTGATCGTCCTGTTTTACTACGGGTTGCCACTCCCCCGACTCGGATCGGTTCCGGTACTCGACATCAGGCTCGATAGATTTATCGCCGCGACGGTCGCGCTGGGTCTTCGAAGCGGCGCTTACCAGGCGCAGGTGTTCAGAGGGGCGATTCAGTCGATCGATGAGGGTCAAATGGAAGCCGCGCGATCGGTCGGGATGACGAAATTGGGGGCGATTCGACACGTGATCTTCCCGCAGGCGATTCGCCGCTCGATCCCCGGCTTCCAGAACGAGTTCACGATCGTCCTCAAGGACACGAGCATCGCCTTCGCCATCGGGCTGGCGGAGTTGCTCTACCAGGCGGATCAACTCTACCTCCGGCCCGGACGCGACACGGCCGTCATGGAGGTCATCATCACCATCAGTGCGATTTACTTCGTGTTGACGTTCGTGACGAACCGCTCGCTCGACCGCTTACACGACCACTACGCGATCCCCGGAGGAAACGACTGA